From the genome of Rhodobacteraceae bacterium Araon29, one region includes:
- a CDS encoding CoA transferase, whose amino-acid sequence MFDLLKGIRVLDLTAVVLGPFATQYLGDLGADVIKVEPPSGDIFRYVRPARSDGMGAGFLNMNRNKRSITLDLKSKADQLTFQTLLEEADVLVHNMRPSAAKRLGLDPVEICKRYPLLVYCSSAGFSSTSSFAERPAYDDIIQAAAGVAALNSNDKGEPRFLPTIICDKVGGMHLAMAVLGGLVQQQKTGKGCHIDAPMFDGMIYFLMAEQLAGETFDPAVGSLGYERLTSPYRKPFATKDGFIGVLPYTKQHWVHFLNFIGREDLATASWVLSAPDRSERIGELYALIEKVVPARTSGEWLQILDELDIPCAPVKSLTELLNDEYLKEIDLFQEVDHPTEGAIRSTRSPFTISGSTQLQDLPAPGLSAETVPVAWRSRGEDHPPKVP is encoded by the coding sequence GTGTTCGATCTTCTTAAAGGTATTCGGGTTCTGGACCTGACCGCGGTTGTTCTGGGCCCCTTCGCGACCCAGTATCTTGGCGATCTGGGCGCAGACGTTATTAAAGTCGAGCCACCTTCAGGCGATATCTTTCGCTATGTCCGCCCCGCCCGGTCCGATGGCATGGGAGCGGGTTTTCTGAATATGAATCGCAATAAGCGGTCGATCACGCTTGATCTGAAATCTAAAGCTGATCAACTTACTTTCCAGACTTTATTGGAGGAGGCGGATGTTCTAGTTCACAACATGCGCCCTTCTGCCGCAAAACGTTTGGGACTGGACCCAGTTGAGATTTGCAAACGCTATCCATTACTCGTTTATTGTTCGTCCGCCGGCTTTTCCAGCACCTCAAGCTTTGCCGAACGTCCAGCCTATGATGACATCATTCAGGCAGCAGCGGGCGTTGCTGCTTTGAACTCAAATGACAAAGGCGAACCGCGTTTTCTGCCCACGATTATTTGCGACAAAGTCGGCGGCATGCATTTGGCGATGGCTGTTCTTGGAGGCCTTGTTCAACAGCAAAAGACCGGCAAAGGATGCCATATCGATGCGCCGATGTTCGATGGAATGATATATTTTCTGATGGCAGAACAGCTTGCTGGAGAAACCTTTGATCCAGCGGTCGGGTCGTTGGGCTACGAACGCCTTACGTCGCCCTATCGAAAGCCGTTTGCCACCAAAGACGGGTTTATCGGGGTGCTGCCCTACACAAAACAGCATTGGGTTCACTTTCTTAATTTCATTGGGCGTGAAGACCTTGCAACCGCCTCTTGGGTATTAAGCGCCCCCGACCGAAGCGAACGGATCGGCGAACTTTATGCATTAATCGAAAAGGTGGTGCCGGCACGAACATCTGGTGAATGGCTACAGATACTCGATGAGTTGGACATTCCCTGCGCACCGGTCAAATCGCTCACCGAATTACTGAACGATGAATATCTGAAAGAAATTGACCTGTTTCAGGAAGTGGATCATCCGACCGAAGGTGCCATCCGATCTACCCGCTCTCCCTTCACGATCTCTGGCTCAACCCAATTGCAGGACCTTCCGGCTCCGGGTTTGAGTGCTGAAACAGTTCCGGTGGCGTGGCGATCACGTGGTGAAGATCATCCACCGAAAGTGCCGTGA
- a CDS encoding TRAP transporter large permease subunit, whose product MDNFTIGLLGVSGLIIAVFLGVRVYVAAALTGFIGLWMMKGWTVAAGIAGTIPHSKTVTYPLSVLPLFILIGFLAFYAGLTTRLFEAARRWFGWVPGGLAVSTVFATAGFAAVSGASTATAAVFSRVAIPDMIANGYDRRLTAGVIAAGGTLASLIPPSAILVIYAIIVEQSVGKLLLAGFLPGIASALIYAVMIVIMCSIKPDLGRPIRGFTWREKFESIPGTLPIFIVVGIIFGALYTGTATPTEASALGAMVVFCLYIYRAIITRQVKQIRTNLYEATMETAKLTVMIFTLIWGVFLFVRFLGFAELPTAFADWVVGLDAPPMVIMICILLSYAILGMFMDAIGMLILSLPVVYPAVIALGFDPIWFGIIVVKMAEICLITPPIGLNCFVVAGVSRDLVDDDGKSLEIPLADVFRGIGPFFIADVITVGVLLAFPQIVLWLPNSIG is encoded by the coding sequence CTGGACAATTTCACAATCGGGCTGCTAGGTGTCAGCGGTTTGATCATTGCCGTGTTTTTGGGGGTGCGGGTCTATGTTGCCGCTGCACTGACCGGGTTCATCGGGCTTTGGATGATGAAGGGCTGGACCGTTGCGGCGGGCATCGCAGGAACGATCCCCCATTCAAAAACCGTAACCTATCCGCTGTCAGTGTTACCGCTTTTCATATTGATCGGATTTCTTGCATTTTACGCGGGCTTAACCACTCGCCTGTTCGAAGCCGCGCGTCGATGGTTTGGTTGGGTGCCCGGTGGCTTGGCGGTTTCAACCGTTTTCGCGACGGCAGGGTTTGCCGCTGTATCGGGGGCATCGACAGCGACAGCCGCAGTGTTTTCACGCGTTGCCATTCCAGACATGATCGCAAATGGTTATGATAGGCGTCTGACCGCTGGTGTTATCGCCGCAGGCGGCACCCTAGCATCGCTAATTCCACCTTCGGCCATTTTGGTAATCTACGCCATTATCGTAGAACAATCAGTCGGAAAATTGCTTCTGGCCGGTTTCTTGCCCGGCATTGCATCCGCCCTAATTTACGCGGTCATGATCGTGATCATGTGTAGTATAAAGCCGGATCTCGGACGCCCGATCAGAGGCTTTACTTGGCGTGAAAAGTTTGAATCCATCCCAGGAACGCTGCCAATTTTTATCGTTGTTGGCATCATTTTTGGCGCGCTTTATACGGGTACTGCAACACCCACGGAAGCATCCGCTTTGGGGGCAATGGTGGTTTTTTGCTTATACATTTATCGAGCAATCATAACGAGGCAAGTAAAGCAAATTCGAACAAACCTGTACGAAGCGACAATGGAAACTGCCAAACTTACGGTGATGATATTCACGTTGATTTGGGGCGTGTTTCTTTTTGTCCGCTTTTTGGGTTTTGCGGAATTGCCCACAGCATTTGCGGACTGGGTTGTCGGGCTTGATGCACCTCCTATGGTGATAATGATCTGTATACTTTTGTCCTATGCGATCTTGGGTATGTTCATGGACGCAATTGGTATGTTGATCTTGTCACTGCCGGTTGTTTATCCCGCCGTGATTGCGTTGGGGTTTGACCCGATCTGGTTCGGTATCATTGTAGTTAAGATGGCTGAAATCTGCCTGATCACGCCCCCCATCGGGTTAAACTGTTTTGTTGTTGCCGGTGTGTCACGCGATCTTGTGGATGACGATGGCAAGTCGCTGGAAATCCCCTTGGCGGATGTATTTCGCGGCATTGGTCCATTCTTCATCGCCGATGTTATCACTGTCGGAGTGCTTTTGGCGTTTCCACAAATCGTACTTTGGCTGCCAAACTCAATCGGATGA
- a CDS encoding TRAP transporter small permease subunit encodes MTDRLGSFLRGVDRVFIPVENSLNFIAGLIVFFLMFLGVSQIVLRVAFDAPIFGYVDIVEVTMVGFAVLSISYVQRLGGHVRMEILISRLKGRANWMTEIIGTLVAMFIVGVLIPSSYNHFFRAYRFGDSTIDIELPTWPAKLIVPIALSVLQLRLFMQLLDYLRLAINSNLEPISVPKLKSVDEQAQDEIRDTETDPERKNIMTQKEGVR; translated from the coding sequence ATGACTGACCGTCTTGGAAGTTTTCTTCGCGGTGTGGATCGGGTTTTTATTCCGGTTGAAAATTCACTCAACTTCATCGCGGGATTAATTGTGTTTTTCTTGATGTTTCTGGGCGTTTCGCAAATCGTTTTGCGCGTTGCCTTTGATGCCCCAATTTTTGGATATGTTGACATCGTAGAAGTCACGATGGTTGGCTTTGCCGTATTGTCGATTTCATACGTACAGCGTTTGGGCGGGCATGTTCGCATGGAGATTTTGATATCCCGATTGAAAGGGCGCGCCAACTGGATGACCGAAATTATCGGCACACTTGTCGCGATGTTTATTGTTGGCGTTTTGATTCCCTCATCCTATAACCACTTTTTTCGCGCTTATAGATTTGGCGACAGTACAATCGACATCGAACTGCCGACATGGCCAGCGAAACTGATTGTTCCGATTGCCCTGTCAGTGCTGCAACTGCGCCTTTTTATGCAATTGCTCGATTATTTGCGCCTGGCGATCAATTCCAACCTTGAGCCGATAAGCGTGCCAAAACTCAAATCTGTGGACGAGCAGGCGCAGGATGAAATTCGCGACACAGAGACTGATCCGGAACGCAAAAACATAATGACTCAAAAAGAAGGAGTGCGTTGA
- a CDS encoding C4-dicarboxylate ABC transporter substrate-binding protein encodes MRNLFRKVAAVSTAFALISGAAVAADVDGPELIWNVSLWGKPRAFTAGAEELAALVSEKTDGNWEIKLHYGGALSKGRENLDGIAIDAFEAAMMCNFYHPKKNPALMSLTMPFLPMADWDDNRVIRETVYQNPAVVGELANWNAMIYVSSYLPQYEVMGRGTPPATLNDWKGLTVRAGGGIGRAMKVIGATPTTSTATEVYTGIQQGTMDAASFPFTYSHVAYKLHEVSDWYTSNLSPGTSDCPMVFSINAHDALPDQYKQLLVDVREDVIAAQIQSYIDIDVVNIPLLKETLTEVIYSEEELISFRAAAGKPVIEEWIAENQGDFDARGLIESIFAAVGQTY; translated from the coding sequence ATGCGGAATTTATTTAGGAAGGTGGCGGCGGTCTCGACCGCGTTTGCGCTGATTAGTGGCGCTGCAGTTGCGGCGGATGTTGATGGCCCGGAACTAATATGGAACGTATCGCTTTGGGGCAAACCCAGAGCTTTCACCGCGGGCGCAGAGGAGCTGGCGGCGTTAGTTTCTGAAAAGACCGACGGCAACTGGGAGATCAAGTTGCACTATGGTGGCGCATTGTCGAAGGGACGCGAAAACCTCGATGGAATAGCCATTGATGCCTTTGAGGCAGCGATGATGTGCAATTTTTATCATCCAAAAAAGAACCCGGCGCTGATGTCTTTGACGATGCCGTTCCTGCCAATGGCAGATTGGGATGATAACCGGGTAATTCGCGAAACGGTCTATCAGAACCCAGCCGTCGTAGGAGAACTGGCGAACTGGAATGCGATGATTTATGTGTCTTCCTATCTGCCTCAGTACGAAGTTATGGGTCGAGGCACGCCGCCTGCAACATTGAATGATTGGAAAGGGCTGACTGTGCGTGCTGGTGGCGGCATCGGGCGCGCTATGAAGGTTATTGGAGCCACGCCGACAACGTCAACGGCGACAGAAGTTTATACCGGGATCCAGCAAGGAACCATGGACGCGGCGTCGTTCCCGTTCACCTACAGCCATGTGGCGTACAAGCTGCACGAGGTGTCGGACTGGTATACATCCAACCTGTCACCTGGCACTTCGGATTGTCCGATGGTATTCTCGATTAACGCTCACGACGCTTTACCTGATCAGTATAAACAGCTGCTGGTCGATGTGCGGGAGGATGTAATTGCGGCGCAAATCCAATCCTATATTGATATTGATGTCGTAAACATCCCGTTGCTGAAAGAGACACTGACCGAAGTTATCTATTCCGAAGAAGAATTGATCAGCTTTCGCGCAGCTGCGGGCAAGCCGGTGATTGAGGAATGGATCGCAGAAAATCAGGGTGATTTCGATGCCCGAGGGTTGATCGAGTCAATCTTTGCTGCAGTTGGGCAAACATACTGA